From Peromyscus maniculatus bairdii isolate BWxNUB_F1_BW_parent chromosome 8, HU_Pman_BW_mat_3.1, whole genome shotgun sequence, a single genomic window includes:
- the Rai1 gene encoding retinoic acid-induced protein 1: MQSFRERCGFHGKQQNYPQTSQETSRLENYRQPGQAGLSCDRQRLLAKDYYSPQPYTGYEGGAGTPGTVATTAADKYHRGSKSLQGRPAFPGYVQDSSPYPGRYSGEEGLQTWGGPQPPPPQPQPLPGAVSKYEENLMKKTVVPPNRQYPEQGPQLPFRTHSLHAPPPQPQQPLAYPKLQRQKPQNDLASPLPFPQGGHFPQHSQSFPASSTYAPAVQGGGQGAHSYKSCTAPSAQPHDRPMSANASLAPGQRVQSLHAYQSGRLSYEQPQPPQALQGRHHTQETLHYQNLAKYQHYGQQGQGYCPPDTAVRTPEQYYQTFSPSSSHSPARSVGRSPSYSSTPSPLMPNLENFPYSQQPLSTGAFPTGITDHSHFMPLLNPSPTDAASSVDPQVSNCKPLQKEKLPDTLLSDLSLQSLTALTSQVENISNTVQQLLLSKAAMPQKKGVKSLVSRTPEQHRNQHCSPEGSGYSAEPAGTPLSEPPSSTPQSTHAEPQDTDYLSGSEDPLERSFLYCSQARGSPARVNSNSKAKPESVSTCSVTSPDDMSTKSDDSFQSLHSTLPLDSFSKFVAGERDCPRLLLSALAQEDLASEILGLQEAIVEKADKAWAEASSLPKDNGKPPFSLGNHSTCLDTVAKTSWSQPGEPETLPEPLQLDKGGSTKAFSPGLFEDPSVAFATADPKKTTSPLSFGTKPLLGAATPDPTTAAFDCFPDTTTASSVDGANPFAWPEENLGDACPRWGLHPGELTKGLEQGAKTSDSVGKADVHESPACLGFQEEHAMGKPTAVLSGDFKQQEADGVKEEVGGLLQCPEVGKADQWLEDSRHCCSSTDFGDLPLLPPPGRKEDLEAEEEYSSLCELLGSPEQRPSLQDPLSPKAPLMCTKEEAEEVLDTKAGWAPQCHLSGEPAILLGPSVGAESKVQSWFESSLSHMKPGEDGPEMERAPGSSATSEGSLAPKPNKPAVPEVPIAKKEPVPRGKSLRSRRVHRGLPEAEDSPCRVPALPKDLLLPESCTGPPQGQAEGAGAPGRGLSEGLPRMCTRSLTALSEPQTPGPPGLTTTPTPPDKLGGKQRAAFKSGKRVGKPSPKAASSPSNPAALPVASDSSPMGSKTKEPDSPSIPGKDQRSMVLRSRTKPQQVFHGKRRRPSESRIPDCRAPKKLPANNHLATAFKVSSGPPKEGRVSQRVKVPKPGTGSKLSDRPLHTLKRKSAFMAPVPTKKRSLILRSNNGSGPDGREERAESSPGLLRRMASPQRARPRGSGEPPPPPPLDPPAACMGLATPSSLPSAVRTKVLPPRKGRGLKLEAIVQKITSPGLKKLACRVAGAPPGTPRSPALPEKRSGGSPAGPEEGLGGMGPGQMLPAAPGADPLCRNAASRSLKGKLLSKKLSSAADCPKAEAFVSPETLPSLGAARAPKKRSRKGRTGALGPSKGLLEKRPCPGQTLILATHDRASSTQGGGEDSPSAGGKKPKTEELGLASQPPEGRPCQPQTRAQKQPGQASYSSYSKRKRLSRGRAKTTHASPCKGRATRRRQQQVLPLDPAEPEIRLKYISSCKRLRADSRTPAFSPFVRVEKRDAFTTICTVVNSPGDEPKPHWKPASSAASSSSTSSSSSSSEPAGTSLTTFPGGSAPPQPRPSLPLSSTMHLGPVVSKALSTSCLVCCLCQNPANFKDLGDLCGPYYPEHCLPKKKPKLKEKVRLEGTFEEASLPLERTVKGLECAVGTTATAATAVTTATPTLGRLSRPDGPADPAKQGSLRTSARGLSRRLQSCYCCDGQGDGGEEVVPADKSRKHECSKEAPAEPGGDTQEHWVHEACAVWTSGVYLVAGKLFGLQEAVKVAVDMPCSSCHEAGATISCSYKGCIHTYHYPCASDTGCTFVEENFTLKCPKHKRQPL; encoded by the exons ATGCAGTCTTTTCGAGAAAGGTGTGGTTTCCATGGCAAACAGCAAAACTACCCGCAAACCTCACAGGAGACATCGCGCCTGGAGAACTACAGGCAGCCAGGTCAGGCTGGGCTCAGCTGTGATCGGCAGCGGCTGCTGGCCAAGGACTATTACAGCCCACAGCCCTATACAGGCTATGAGGGTGGCGCCGGCACACCTGGCACAGTGGCCACGACAGCTGCAGACAAGTACCACCGAGGCAGCAAGTCCCTGCAGGGGAGGCCGGCTTTCCCCGGCTATGTTCAAGACAGCAGCCCCTACCCAGGGCGCTACTCTGGCGAGGAGGGTCTTCAGACCTGGGGGGGCCCAcagcccccacctccccaaccGCAGCCCCTGCCAGGGGCAGTGAGCAAGTATGAGGAGAACTTGATGAAGAAGACGGTGGTGCCCCCAAACAGGCAGTACCCTGAGCAgggcccccaacttcccttccgGACTCACAGCCTGCATGCCCCCCCACCACAGCCTCAGCAGCCCCTGGCTTACCCcaaactccagaggcagaaaccccAGAATGACCTtgcctcccctctgcccttcccccaggGCGGCCACTTTCCCCAGCATTCTCAGTCCTTCCCCGCCTCCTCCACCTACGCCCCAGCGGTGCAGGGCGGTGGGCAGGGGGCCCACTCATACAAGAGCTGCACAGCACCATCCGCCCAGCCCCACGACCGGCCGATGAGTGCCAATGCCAGCCTGGCCCCAGGACAGCGGGTCCAGAGTCTTCACGCCTACCAGTCGGGCCGCCTCAGCTATGAGCAGCCGCAGCCGCCGCAGGCACTTCAAGGCCGGCACCACACCCAGGAAACTCTCCACTACCAGAACCTCGCCAAGTACCAACACTATGGACAGCAAGGCCAGGGCTACTGTCCGCCGGACACAGCTGTCAGGACTCCAGAGCAGTATTACCAGACCTTCAGCCCTAGCTCCAGCCACTCCCCTGCACGTTCTGTGGGGCGCTCTCCTTCCTATAGCTCCACCCCGTCGCCACTGATGCCCAACCTGGAGAACTTCCCCTACAGCCAGCAGCCGCTTAGTACTGGGGCCTTCCCCACAGGCATCACAGACCACAGCCACTTTATGCCCCTGCTCAATCCCTCGCCGACGGATGCCGCCAGTTCTGTGGACCCCCAGGTCAGCAACTGCAAGCCCCTGCAAAAGGAGAAGCTCCCCGACACCTTGCTGTCGGACCTCAGCCTGCAGAGCCTCACGGCACTCACCTCACAGGTGGAAAACATCTCCAACACGGTGCAGCAGCTCCTGCTCTCCAAAGCTGCCATGCCCCAGAAGAAAGGGGTCAAGAGCCTCGTGTCGAGGACTCCGGAGCAGCACAGGAACCAGCACTGTAGCCCCGAGGGCAGCGGTTACTCCGCTGAGCCGGCAGGCACGCCGCTGTCCGAGCCGCCCAGCAGCACCCCCCAGTCCACGCATGCCGAGCCACAGGACACTGACTACCTGAGTGGCTCCGAGGACCCCCTCGAGCGCAGCTTCCTCTACTGCAGCCAGGCCCGCGGCAGTCCCGCCAGGGTCAACAGCAACTCCAAGGCCAAGCCTGAGTCTGTGTCCACCTGTTCTGTGACCTCACCCGACGACATGTCCACCAAGTCTGACGACTCTTTCCAGAGCCTGCACAGTACTCTGCCTCTGGACAGCTTCTCTAAATTCGTGGCAGGCGAGCGAGACTGCCCACGGCTGCTGCTCAGTGCCCTGGCACAGGAAGATCTGGCCTCTGAGATCCTGGGGCTTCAGGAAGCCATCGTTGAGAAGGCTGACAAGGCCTGGGCTGAGGCTTCCAGCCTGCCCAAGGACAATGGCAAGCCACCCTTCTCACTGGGGAACCACAGCACTTGCCTAGACACTGTGGCCAAGACGTCATGGTCACAGCCAGGGGAACCAGAGACCCTACCTGAGCCCTTGCAGCTGGACAAGGGTGGAAGCACCAAGGCCTTCAGCCCGGGGCTGTTCGAAGACCCTTCTGTGGCCTTCGCCACCGCTGACCCGAAGAAGACCACCAGTCCCCTGTCCTTTGGCACCAAGCCTCTGCTTGGGGCTGCCACTCCAGACCCCACCACGGCCGCATTTGACTGCTTTCCAGACACGACCACTGCCAGCTCTGTGGACGGTGCCAACCCCTTTGCCTGGCCAGAGGAGAATCTGGGCGACGCTTGTCCTCGCTGGGGCCTCCACCCTGGTGAGCTCACCAAGGGCTTGGAGCAGGGCGCGAAGACCTCAGACAGTGTCGGCAAAGCGGATGTACACGAGAGCCCTGCCTGCTTGGGCTTCCAGGAAGAGCATGCCATGGGGAAGCCCACAGCAGTGCTGTCTGGGGACTTCAAGCAGCAGGAGGCAGACGGGGTGAAGGAGGAAGTGGGTGGGTTGCTGCAGTGCCCTGAGGTGGGCAAAGCTGACCAGTGGCTGGAGGACAGCCGCCATTGCTGCTCCTCCACTGACTTCGGGGACCTGCCGCTGTTGCCACCGCCTGGCCGGAAGGAGGACCTGGAGGCCGAAGAGGAGTACTCCTCCCTGTGTGAGCTGCTGGGGAGCCCTGAGCAGAGGCCCAGCCTGCAGGACCCACTGTCCCCCAAGGCCCCGCTGATGTGCaccaaggaggaagcagaggaggtgCTGGACACCAAGGCCGGCTGGGCCCCCCAGTGTCACCTCTCTGGGGAGCCTGCCATCCTACTGGGCCCCTCCGTGGGTGCCGAATCAAAGGTCCAGAGCTGGTTTGAGTCTTCACTGTCACATATGAAGCCAGGAGAAGATGGGCCAGAGATGGAGAGAGCCCCAGGTAGTTCCGCCACTTCAGAAGGCTCCCTGGCCCCGAAGCCTAACAAGCCTGCTGTGCCTGAGGTGCCCATTGCTAAGAAAGAGCCCGTGCCCAGGGGTAAAAGTTTACGGAGCCGGCGGGTCCACCGGGGGCTGCCTGAGGCCGAAGACTCTCCGTGCAGGGTACCAGCACTTCCCAAAGACCTCTTGCTCCCCGAGTCCTGCACGGGACCCCCCCAGGGACAGGCAGAAGGGGCGGGAGCCCCAGGCCGGGGGCTGTCAGAAGGGCTCCCCAGAATGTGTACTCGCTCTCTTACAGCTCTGAGTGAGCCCCAAACTCCTGGACCCCCGGGCCTGACCACCACGCCCACACCTCCTGACAAACTGGGCGGCAAACAGCGAGCCGCCTTCAAGTCCGGCAAGCGGGTAGGAAAACCATCCCCCAAGGCCGCATCCAGCCCCAGCAACCCTGCGGCCCTGCCTGTTGCCTCGGACAGCAGCCCCATGGGCTCCAAGACCAAGGAGCCGGactctcccagcatccctggaAAGGACCAGCGTTCCATGGTCCTCCGGTCTCGCACCAAACCCCAGCAGGTCTTCCATGGCAAACGGCGGCGGCCCTCGGAGAGCCGGATCCCGGACTGCCGTGCCCCCAAGAAGCTCCCTGCCAACAACCACTTAGCCACCGCATTCAAGGTCTCCAGTGGGCCCCCGAAGGAAGGCCGGGTGAGCCAGCGGGTCAAAGTCCCCAAGCCCGGTACAGGGAGCAAGCTCTCAGATCGGCCTCTCCACACGCTCAAAAGGAAGTCGGCGTTCATGGCTCCCGTCCCCACCAAAAAGCGAAGCCTCATCCTGCGCAGCAACAACGGAAGTGGACcggatgggagggaggagagggccgAGAGCTCCCCTGGCCTCCTGAGGAGGATGGCCTCACCCCAAAGGGCCAGGCCCAGAGGCAGCGGGgagccgcccccacccccacccctggacCCACCTGCTGCATGCATGGGGTTGGCTACACCATCATCCCTGCCCAGCGCTGTGAGGACCAAGGTGCTGCCACCCCGGAAGGGGCGTGGCCTCAAACTGGAGGCCATCGTACAGAAGATCACCTCACCTGGGCTCAAGAAACTCGCCTGCAGAGTGGCAGGGGCTCCTCCTGGGACACCCCGGAGCCCAGCCCTACCTGAGAAACGTTCGGGGGGCAGTCCAGCTGGGCCAGAGGAGGGCCTAGGAGGAATGGGCCCTGGGCAGATGCTCCCGGCAGCTCCAGGAGCCGACCCGTTGTGCAGAAATGCAGCCAGCAGGTCCCTAAAAGGCAAACTCTTGAGTAAGAAACTGTCCTCTGCTGCTGACTGTCCCAAAGCTGAGGCCTTCGTGTCCCCGGAGACCCTGCCATCCCTAGGGGCTGCCCGGGCACCGAAGAAAAGGAGCCGGAAAGGCAGGACCGGGGCCTTGGGACCCTCTAAAGGCCTGTTGGAGAAGCGGCCCTGTCCTGGCCAAACTCTGATCCTTGCTACCCACGACAGGGCCAGCAGCACTCAGGGTGGAGGCGAGGACAGCCCCAGTGCAGGAGGCAAGAAGCCAAAGACAGAGGAGCTGGGCCTGGCCTCCCAGCCCCCTGAAGGCCGGCCCTGCCAGCCCCAGACAAGGGCACAGAAGCAGCCAGGCCAAGCCAGCTACAGCAGCTACTCAAAGCGGAAGCGCCTCAGCCGTGGCCGGGCTAAGACCACCCATGCTTCGCCCTGTAAGGGACGTGCCACCCGGAGACGGCAGCAGCAGGTTCTGCCCCTGGATCCTGCAGAGCCTGAAATCCGACTCAAATACATTTCCTCTTGCAAGCGGCTGAGGGCAGACAGCCGCACCCCAGCCTTCTCGCCCTTTGTGCGGGTGGAGAAGCGAGATGCGTTCACCACCATATGCACGGTCGTCAACTCCCCGGGGGACGAGCCCAAGCCTCACTGGAAGCCGGCCtcctctgctgcctcctcctcctccacctcctcctcctcctcctcctcagaacCAGCTGGGACCTCTCTAACCACATTCCCTGGAGGCTCTGCGCCGCCGCAGCCGAggccctccctgcccctctcctccACCATGCATCTGGGGCCTGTGGTGTCCAAGGCCCTGAGTACCTCTTGCCTTGTCTGCTGCCTCTGCCAAAACCCGGCCAACTTCAAGGACCTCGGGGACCTCTGTGGCCCCTACTACCCTGAACACTGCCTCcccaaaaagaaaccaaaactcaAGGAGAAGGTGCGGCTGGAAGGCACCTTCGAGGAGGCCTCTCTGCCTCTCGAGAGAACAGTCAAAGGCCTGGAATGTGCAGTCGGCACCacagccaccgccgccaccgccgtcACCACCGCCACCCCGACCCTGGGGAGGCTGTCCCGGCCTGATGGCCCAGCCGACCCTGCCAAGCAGGGCTCCCTGCGCACCAGTGCCCGGGGCCTGTCCAGGCGGTTGCAGAGTTGCTATTGCTGTGACGGTCAGGGGGACGGGGGTGAGGAGGTGGTCCCAGCTGACAAGAGCCGCAAACACGAGTGCAGCAAAGAGGCCCCTGCAGAACCTGGTGGGGACACCCAGGAACACTGGGTGCATGAGGCTTGTGCCGTGTGGACCAGCGGGGTGTACCTGGTGGCCGGAAAGCTCTTTGGGCTGCAGGAGGCCGTGAAGGTAGCTGTGGACATG CCATGTTCCAGCTGTCATGAAGCCGGGGCAACCATCTCGTGCTCCTATAAAGGATGCATCCACACCTACCACTACCCTTGTGCCAGTGACACAG GTTGCACATTCGTTGAGGAGAACTTTACTTTGAAGTGCCCCAAACATAAG AGGCAGCCGTTGTAA